One genomic segment of Microbacterium sp. ProA8 includes these proteins:
- a CDS encoding Na+/H+ antiporter, which produces MNGLEVTVLLGITVLTGAILAPKLRVAVPLLLVVAGLALGFIPEVREIELPPETVLLLFLPVLLFWESMTTSLRSIRRDFRGIFLMSTALVVASAFAVAGVAYALGLPWNAALILGAAVAPTDATAVAALGRMLPRRNFMNLKAESLTNDGTALVIYGVAVGVAAGGQYTPLDVTGLVVLSYVGGAAAGVVVAGVAYLVMRRIRNTLNLNIALLLVPFTAFLLAELVHASGVLAVVVAGLIVAYITPRISTAASRRQAAWTWPLGSFLLNGSLFVLIGFEVQAVAHEIPGREIGWLVVVTLASWLVLLIARFVFQTTSVMIIRLLDRRPSQRLRRTTYRARIVSAVAGFRGAVSLAIALSVPLTTTAGDPMPGRDEIIFVTAGIILLTLLVQGPVLPAVVRWARLPDDTAMQQELELAERAITGAALTAMKELAQDHGVSEETRDRLTRDYYEYLERNNERVQAREQAQVDRTISRLDTMIEGTEAEAEAAATATAVLEPPAPLPSPRERDEEYSRLRIALLDRKREVLYRLRREGAVDDAVVTQIQTRLDVEELRITGVEALD; this is translated from the coding sequence ATGAATGGACTCGAGGTCACCGTCCTGCTCGGAATCACCGTCCTCACCGGTGCGATCCTGGCCCCGAAGCTCCGAGTGGCCGTCCCGCTGCTGCTCGTCGTGGCGGGGCTCGCGCTGGGATTCATCCCCGAGGTGCGCGAGATCGAGCTGCCGCCCGAGACGGTGCTGCTGCTGTTCCTTCCCGTGCTGCTCTTCTGGGAGAGCATGACGACGTCGCTGCGTTCCATCCGGCGCGACTTCCGCGGCATCTTCCTCATGAGCACGGCGCTCGTCGTCGCCAGCGCCTTCGCCGTCGCCGGCGTCGCCTACGCCCTCGGACTGCCCTGGAACGCCGCGCTCATCCTCGGCGCCGCCGTCGCCCCGACAGACGCCACGGCGGTCGCTGCACTCGGGCGCATGCTTCCGCGGCGCAACTTCATGAACCTCAAGGCCGAGAGTCTCACCAACGACGGCACCGCGCTGGTCATCTACGGTGTCGCCGTCGGGGTCGCCGCCGGAGGCCAGTACACCCCGCTCGACGTCACAGGCCTGGTGGTGCTGTCATACGTGGGCGGCGCGGCAGCCGGTGTCGTCGTCGCGGGTGTGGCGTATCTCGTCATGCGGCGCATCAGGAACACGCTGAACCTCAACATCGCCCTGCTGCTCGTGCCGTTCACCGCGTTCCTGCTGGCCGAGCTCGTCCACGCATCCGGTGTGCTCGCGGTCGTCGTGGCCGGACTCATCGTCGCGTACATCACGCCGCGGATCAGCACGGCGGCGTCGCGCCGCCAGGCCGCGTGGACTTGGCCCCTCGGCTCCTTCCTCCTCAACGGCTCCCTGTTCGTGCTCATCGGCTTCGAGGTGCAGGCCGTCGCCCATGAGATCCCCGGACGCGAGATCGGCTGGCTGGTGGTGGTCACCCTGGCGTCGTGGCTGGTGCTCCTCATCGCGAGGTTCGTCTTCCAGACCACGTCGGTCATGATCATCCGCCTGCTGGATCGCCGGCCATCCCAGCGACTGCGACGCACCACCTACCGTGCGCGGATCGTCAGCGCGGTGGCCGGCTTCCGGGGCGCGGTGTCGTTGGCGATCGCGCTCTCGGTGCCGCTCACGACGACAGCCGGAGACCCGATGCCGGGGCGCGACGAGATCATCTTCGTCACGGCGGGAATCATCCTGCTGACCCTCCTCGTGCAGGGACCCGTCCTGCCTGCTGTCGTGCGATGGGCGCGGCTTCCCGACGACACGGCGATGCAGCAGGAGCTCGAGCTCGCCGAGCGCGCGATCACAGGCGCCGCCCTGACCGCGATGAAGGAGCTCGCCCAGGACCATGGCGTGAGCGAGGAGACCCGCGACCGTCTCACCCGCGACTACTACGAGTACCTCGAGCGCAACAACGAGCGGGTGCAGGCGCGGGAGCAGGCGCAGGTCGACCGCACGATCTCCCGACTCGACACGATGATCGAGGGGACCGAAGCTGAGGCCGAGGCAGCCGCGACGGCCACTGCCGTGCTCGAACCGCCCGCCCCGCTGCCGTCCCCGCGCGAGAGAGACGAGGAGTACTCGCGACTGCGCATCGCGCTCCTGGACCGCAAGCGCGAGGTGCTGTATCGGCTGCGCCGCGAGGGTGCCGTGGACGATGCCGTGGTGACGCAGATCCAGACCAGGCTCGACGTGGAGGAGCTGCGCATCACCGGCGTCGAGGCGCTCGACTGA
- a CDS encoding helix-turn-helix domain-containing protein, with product MTRSRESRILILDAAEHLFAERGFDATPTGAIADLAGVPKGLLFYYFPSKTDLLRALMRERLDLDPIDTSALIAEGDPAQSLLNVTGRLRELQGESAVRRVIVWREHRTHPEVRARLRDYRSQLQTIVERVLGASILHPIAARRVRIAAEAWVAIITTPTLPAHSGDEESGSAAAGDELAGPADAADLPALADLISAGLREPAA from the coding sequence ATGACGCGAAGCAGGGAGAGCCGGATCCTCATCCTCGATGCGGCCGAGCACCTCTTCGCCGAGCGCGGCTTCGACGCGACCCCGACAGGGGCGATCGCCGACCTGGCCGGCGTGCCCAAAGGGCTGCTCTTCTACTACTTCCCCAGCAAGACCGATCTGCTGCGCGCACTGATGCGCGAACGGCTCGACCTCGATCCCATCGACACCTCCGCGCTGATCGCGGAGGGCGATCCCGCGCAGTCGCTGCTCAACGTCACGGGAAGGCTCCGCGAACTGCAGGGCGAGTCGGCGGTGCGCCGCGTCATCGTGTGGAGAGAGCACCGGACGCACCCCGAGGTACGTGCGAGACTGCGCGACTACCGCAGTCAGCTGCAGACGATCGTGGAGCGCGTGCTCGGCGCGAGCATCCTGCATCCGATCGCCGCGCGACGCGTGCGAATCGCGGCGGAAGCCTGGGTCGCGATCATCACGACCCCGACACTTCCTGCCCACTCCGGCGATGAGGAGTCCGGGTCGGCGGCGGCGGGCGACGAGCTCGCCGGCCCGGCCGATGCCGCCGACCTGCCCGCACTCGCCGATCTCATCTCGGCCGGCCTGCGTGAGCCCGCGGCCTGA
- a CDS encoding class I SAM-dependent methyltransferase — MSLTASPAQIDTDKLMSFVFRAVDEVGATLNAALVVMGDKLGYYRDLVENGASTPAQLAERTQTAEPYAREWLNAQAAGGYVTYDPATRRYTLPPEHALAMTDPDSPAFLPGFFQIALGTVHDTEHIVDAARSGAGYGWHQHGADVHLGCERFFRPSYHANLVDSWIPALDGVREKLESGALVADVGCGHGASTILLAQAFPDSTFVGSDYHAESIETARARAAEAGVDNVRFEVASAQGFGGRGYDLVTMFDCLHDMGDPVGAARRVREAIAEDGTWMIVEPMAGDHVEDNLNPVGRAYYGFSTLLCTPSSLSQDVGLALGTQAGPARIRDVTAAAGFTRFRSVAETPFNRVIEARP; from the coding sequence ATGTCTCTCACCGCCTCACCCGCCCAGATCGACACCGACAAGCTGATGAGCTTCGTCTTCCGCGCCGTCGACGAGGTCGGCGCGACCCTCAACGCCGCACTCGTCGTGATGGGCGACAAGCTCGGGTACTACCGCGACCTCGTGGAGAACGGAGCGAGCACGCCGGCTCAGCTGGCCGAGCGCACGCAGACCGCCGAGCCGTACGCGCGAGAGTGGCTCAACGCCCAGGCCGCGGGGGGCTACGTCACCTACGACCCGGCGACAAGGCGCTACACGCTCCCGCCCGAGCACGCCCTCGCGATGACCGATCCCGACAGCCCGGCGTTCCTTCCCGGGTTCTTCCAGATCGCGCTCGGCACCGTCCACGACACCGAGCACATCGTGGACGCCGCCCGCAGCGGCGCCGGCTACGGCTGGCACCAGCACGGCGCGGATGTGCACCTCGGCTGCGAGCGCTTCTTCCGCCCGAGCTATCACGCCAACCTCGTGGATTCGTGGATCCCCGCGCTCGACGGAGTGAGAGAGAAGCTCGAGTCCGGCGCGCTCGTCGCCGACGTCGGCTGCGGCCACGGGGCATCCACGATCCTGCTCGCGCAGGCCTTCCCCGACTCCACCTTCGTCGGCTCCGACTACCACGCCGAATCGATCGAGACGGCGCGTGCCCGCGCCGCGGAGGCGGGCGTCGATAACGTGCGCTTCGAGGTCGCGTCCGCGCAGGGGTTCGGGGGCCGCGGCTACGACCTGGTCACGATGTTCGACTGCCTGCACGACATGGGCGACCCCGTCGGCGCCGCACGGCGGGTACGCGAGGCGATCGCCGAGGACGGCACCTGGATGATCGTCGAGCCGATGGCCGGCGACCACGTCGAAGACAACCTCAATCCCGTCGGGCGCGCGTACTACGGGTTCTCGACGCTGCTCTGCACCCCGTCGTCGCTCTCGCAGGACGTCGGTCTCGCCCTCGGCACGCAGGCGGGTCCGGCACGCATCCGCGACGTCACCGCCGCGGCTGGATTCACCCGGTTCCGCAGCGTCGCCGAGACGCCGTTCAACCGCGTGATCGAGGCGCGGCCCTGA
- a CDS encoding LLM class flavin-dependent oxidoreductase, translating to MQRFGTLSFGHYGPLGGGRQLTAADSMQQAIDLAQGMDELGVNGAYFRVHHFARQQASPMPLLAAIAARTQRIEVGTGVIDMRYENPLYLAEEAAAVDLISDGRLALGVSRGSPETVVRGYEAFGYTGSDDPRGADIAREHFDLFLRAIDGEGLAERDASSPFGGGGTGLQRIEPHSPGLRSRVWWGAGNRESAEWAGRTGVNLMSSTLLTSADGRPFDILQAEQIDGFRAAWREAGHAGEPRVSVSRSIFPITTAEERMYFGGRQDGDQIGVIDGLRSTFGKTYAGEPDELVEQLQNDAAIASADTLMLTIPSQLGVEFNLRMVESFAKYVAPALGWQPTRV from the coding sequence ATGCAGCGCTTCGGAACCCTCTCGTTCGGACACTACGGCCCGCTGGGCGGCGGGCGGCAGCTCACTGCCGCCGACTCGATGCAGCAGGCGATCGACCTCGCCCAGGGCATGGACGAGCTCGGCGTGAACGGTGCCTACTTCCGCGTCCACCACTTCGCACGACAGCAGGCGTCGCCGATGCCGCTGCTCGCCGCCATCGCGGCACGGACGCAGCGCATCGAGGTCGGCACCGGGGTGATCGACATGCGCTACGAGAATCCGCTGTACCTCGCGGAGGAAGCCGCCGCCGTCGACCTCATCTCCGACGGCCGGCTCGCACTCGGCGTGAGCCGCGGATCACCCGAGACCGTCGTGCGCGGCTACGAGGCGTTCGGGTACACCGGGTCGGACGACCCACGCGGCGCGGACATCGCCCGCGAGCACTTCGACCTGTTCCTGCGCGCCATCGACGGTGAAGGCCTCGCCGAACGCGACGCTTCGTCGCCGTTCGGCGGCGGGGGCACGGGTTTGCAGCGCATCGAGCCGCACTCCCCCGGACTGCGGTCCCGCGTGTGGTGGGGCGCCGGCAACCGCGAGTCCGCCGAGTGGGCGGGCCGCACGGGCGTGAACCTGATGTCGTCGACGCTGCTCACCTCGGCGGACGGCCGGCCCTTCGACATCCTGCAGGCGGAGCAGATCGACGGATTCCGCGCCGCGTGGCGGGAGGCGGGCCACGCCGGCGAGCCGCGCGTCTCGGTGAGCCGCTCGATCTTCCCGATCACCACCGCCGAGGAGCGCATGTACTTCGGCGGACGCCAGGACGGCGACCAGATCGGCGTCATCGACGGCCTCCGCTCGACCTTCGGCAAGACCTATGCCGGCGAACCCGACGAGCTGGTCGAGCAGCTCCAGAACGACGCCGCCATCGCCTCGGCCGACACGCTCATGCTCACGATCCCCAGCCAGCTCGGCGTGGAGTTCAACCTGCGGATGGTCGAGTCGTTCGCGAAGTACGTCGCCCCCGCGCTCGGCTGGCAGCCGACCCGCGTCTGA
- a CDS encoding ATP-dependent DNA ligase: protein MGKFIYEGGVRTEFDDRVLSHLQVAIGTKLRRNEPFYFTWHGDPSTGGGRTTVWVHAAASLVFTYYGGRSAKINRTWLEALMRTANSPLGLQVVAEPPDDGGAEMLA from the coding sequence GTGGGCAAGTTCATCTACGAGGGCGGCGTCCGCACGGAGTTCGACGATCGCGTGCTCTCGCACCTCCAGGTCGCCATCGGCACGAAGCTCCGCCGGAACGAGCCGTTCTATTTCACGTGGCACGGTGACCCCAGCACGGGTGGCGGACGGACGACCGTCTGGGTGCACGCGGCTGCGAGCCTGGTCTTCACGTACTACGGCGGACGGTCGGCGAAGATCAACCGGACCTGGCTCGAGGCGCTGATGCGCACGGCCAACTCGCCGCTCGGGCTGCAGGTCGTCGCCGAGCCGCCCGACGACGGCGGAGCCGAGATGCTCGCCTGA
- a CDS encoding monooxygenase — protein sequence MAHLLVFEFPSAGPFGAEAVTAFGELARDIAGEKGLVFKVWTEDAETGIAGGAYLFETKEDADRYLAFHSERLRGYGVTDIEVRSYGVNDGLSALTGIPPR from the coding sequence ATGGCACATCTCCTGGTGTTCGAATTCCCCTCGGCGGGGCCGTTCGGCGCTGAGGCGGTCACCGCATTCGGCGAGCTGGCCCGCGACATCGCGGGCGAGAAGGGCCTCGTGTTCAAGGTCTGGACCGAGGATGCCGAGACCGGCATCGCCGGCGGCGCCTACCTCTTCGAGACCAAAGAAGATGCCGATCGCTACCTCGCCTTCCACAGCGAGCGGCTGCGGGGCTACGGCGTGACGGACATAGAGGTGAGGAGCTACGGCGTCAACGACGGTCTGTCGGCGCTCACCGGCATTCCGCCGCGCTGA
- a CDS encoding AraC family transcriptional regulator yields MLTLASRDVGDVESTWRQFVPSATLQRVDPRTFAFSWTSAATPGFSVVKYRLNASVQSAIEPDSQLMACRVASRGGWVGTPRGDLNAGLPWLALDGPTSARWHTRADVRAFVFDRAVAEEEARRLAGDDRFTLRAATTSSAPIARDLAGHWERVFQHVAGSFFVPGLTTPMIEAELRRHALHATLAAFSPAFGAAIERSSQRRAAPRSVRRAIAYMEQHAHEPITIDDVAAASGISSRGLQYAFRRALDQTPTEYLRRERLAGAHAELQQAASVSEVARRWGFASASRFAKHYRDAYGKSPRQTLHGG; encoded by the coding sequence GTGTTGACGCTCGCGTCGCGGGACGTCGGCGACGTCGAGTCGACGTGGCGCCAGTTCGTGCCGTCGGCCACCCTCCAGCGAGTGGATCCCCGCACGTTCGCGTTCTCGTGGACGTCCGCCGCGACACCGGGCTTCTCGGTCGTCAAGTACCGGCTGAACGCTTCGGTGCAGTCCGCCATCGAACCGGACAGTCAGCTGATGGCCTGTCGTGTGGCCTCCCGCGGCGGCTGGGTCGGAACGCCCCGCGGCGATCTGAACGCCGGGCTGCCGTGGCTCGCGCTGGACGGGCCGACGAGCGCACGCTGGCACACCCGCGCCGACGTGCGCGCGTTCGTGTTCGACCGCGCCGTGGCCGAGGAGGAGGCACGCCGTCTGGCCGGCGACGACCGCTTCACGCTGCGCGCTGCGACGACGAGCTCCGCCCCGATCGCCCGGGATCTCGCCGGGCACTGGGAGCGTGTGTTCCAGCACGTCGCCGGGTCGTTCTTCGTGCCGGGACTCACTACTCCCATGATCGAGGCGGAGCTCCGGCGCCACGCGCTGCACGCCACCCTCGCGGCGTTCTCCCCCGCCTTCGGCGCCGCCATCGAACGCTCCTCGCAGCGGCGCGCCGCCCCGCGGAGCGTCCGGCGGGCGATCGCCTACATGGAGCAGCACGCGCATGAGCCGATCACGATCGACGACGTCGCCGCGGCATCCGGGATCTCCTCGCGCGGGCTCCAGTACGCCTTCCGCCGCGCCCTCGATCAGACGCCCACGGAGTACCTCAGACGCGAACGACTGGCCGGGGCGCATGCCGAACTGCAGCAGGCCGCGAGCGTCTCGGAGGTCGCACGGCGCTGGGGTTTCGCGAGCGCCTCGCGCTTCGCCAAGCATTATCGCGACGCGTACGGCAAGTCGCCGCGGCAGACCCTCCACGGCGGCTGA
- a CDS encoding glycosyltransferase, with protein MGNRHTWVRAQRRPRRALFLSSPIGLGHARRDVAIAQELRALHPDLQIDWLAQHPVTRVLADAGELVHPASALLANESAHIEDESADHDLHAFQAIRRMDEILVNNFMVFNDAVDDTYYDLVIGDEAWDVDYFLHENPELKRFAFAWLTDFVGWLPMPSGGDAEAALTADYNAEMLEQRARYRRLRDRSIFVGNPDDVVDAPFGPGLPAIRDWTAAHFDFAGYITGFVPPTDDERAGTRARLGYGPDDVLCVVTVGGSGVGAALLGRVMDAVPLARRLLPALRFLVVTGPRIDPASLPRRQGVRVRGFVPDLYRALAACDVAIVQGGLTTCMELAAARRPFLFVPLENHFEQNFHVRHRLENYGAGRGIRYAEASDPDTLAAALVAEVSRDVSYRPVETDGAARAAAMLAELI; from the coding sequence ATGGGCAATCGCCACACCTGGGTGCGGGCGCAGCGCCGTCCGCGCAGGGCGCTGTTCCTGTCGTCCCCGATCGGCCTCGGCCACGCCCGCCGCGACGTCGCCATCGCGCAGGAGCTCCGTGCGCTGCACCCCGACCTGCAGATCGACTGGCTCGCGCAGCATCCGGTCACACGCGTGCTGGCGGATGCCGGGGAACTCGTGCACCCGGCATCCGCACTCCTCGCCAACGAATCGGCCCACATCGAGGACGAGTCCGCCGACCACGACCTCCACGCCTTCCAGGCGATCCGGCGCATGGACGAGATCCTCGTGAACAACTTCATGGTCTTCAACGACGCCGTCGACGACACCTACTACGACCTGGTGATCGGCGACGAGGCATGGGACGTCGACTACTTCCTGCACGAGAACCCGGAGCTCAAGCGGTTCGCGTTCGCGTGGCTCACGGATTTCGTCGGATGGCTGCCGATGCCGAGCGGCGGGGATGCCGAGGCCGCCCTCACCGCCGACTACAACGCCGAGATGCTCGAGCAGCGGGCGCGCTACCGGCGGCTGCGCGACCGCTCGATCTTCGTCGGCAACCCCGACGACGTCGTGGACGCGCCGTTCGGGCCGGGGCTGCCCGCGATCCGGGACTGGACGGCGGCGCACTTCGACTTCGCGGGGTACATCACCGGCTTCGTGCCACCGACCGACGACGAGCGCGCCGGGACGCGCGCGAGGCTCGGCTACGGTCCCGACGACGTGCTGTGCGTGGTGACTGTCGGCGGCTCGGGAGTGGGCGCTGCACTGCTCGGCAGGGTCATGGATGCCGTGCCCCTCGCGCGCCGCCTGCTGCCGGCGCTGCGGTTCCTGGTCGTCACGGGTCCGCGGATCGATCCGGCGTCGCTGCCCCGCAGGCAGGGCGTGCGGGTGCGCGGATTCGTCCCGGACCTGTATCGGGCGCTGGCCGCCTGCGACGTCGCGATCGTCCAGGGCGGGCTCACGACGTGCATGGAGCTGGCCGCGGCCCGGCGTCCCTTCCTCTTCGTGCCGCTCGAGAACCACTTCGAGCAGAACTTCCACGTGCGTCACCGGCTGGAGAACTACGGCGCCGGGCGCGGCATCCGTTATGCAGAGGCCAGCGACCCCGACACGCTCGCCGCGGCGCTCGTGGCCGAGGTGTCGCGCGATGTCTCGTATCGCCCCGTGGAGACCGATGGTGCGGCGCGAGCGGCCGCGATGCTGGCGGAGCTGATCTGA
- a CDS encoding AAA family ATPase has protein sequence MLVGRRAEQQEIARLGAAARLGTSGVLAVRGEAGVGKTALLDDAVSQLHGMQVLRATGLESESEIPFATLLQLLRPALGALEGIPSMQADALAAALALPGASGPADGRDRFTIGAAVLSLVCRFAEDGPVAVVVDDLHLADAPSSSALVFAARRLAADPVVALFGSRSPEGDGLVSGLRTLTLGGVDLDSARMILQRAPGAAVADERVRMLHRATEGNPLAMLELRAADLGVVESLDTGLPLRVPRAVIDAFGRRLATLDAGCRSALLVAAVCGADLRFVTDACEAYGVDVARLDAAEDAGLIGVRDGHIGFRHPLLRAAVYSGASAQERRAAHRAAAEAASPGDVDRRAWHLSEATSHPDAAIAGLLAEAGDHAVARAAYSVASGAFERSARLTPEAGTRAARLLRAADTAWEAGDGERAVSLLDRRARDAVPEVAGNAEGGGGAGSAADGVREIELRASVAARTGSLREALDILLRAADHAASADAATVALADAVHATYYLGDARTASVLADRIAALRPEVETTRAHALGLMASGMAKTLAGRGGADEIRAAVPLLETDPELGRDPRRLSWLMLAPLYLRDATSGVRLRELVDEVRGAAGIGALPALLFHVAVDQATTTASWVRAEANFAEAIRLATDTGQTTELAMSLAGLARLDSRAGRADACRAHGEAARAHCAARDIHVGEAWVGHALGDLELSLGHPGVAAELFADLILLLARLGLDDVDLWPGPEYGDALVRVGRREEALTTATSYRTRAAAKGQPWARARGDRAMGIAAAEDDADDWFASALDWHEQTLDRFETARTRLAYGERLRRAGRRKDARVQLRAAFEDFTELGASVWRDRAATELTATGEHVRATMGNAVEDLTPQELQVSVLLAEGRTTREAAAALFLSPKTVEYHLRKAYTKLGIGSRAELTQALAEVVHRD, from the coding sequence ATGCTGGTGGGTCGGCGGGCCGAGCAGCAGGAGATCGCCCGGCTCGGGGCCGCTGCGCGTCTGGGGACGAGCGGCGTGCTCGCCGTGCGCGGCGAGGCGGGTGTGGGCAAGACCGCACTGCTCGACGACGCCGTCTCGCAGCTGCACGGCATGCAGGTGCTGCGTGCGACCGGGCTCGAGTCCGAGAGCGAGATCCCTTTCGCGACGCTGCTGCAGCTGCTGCGGCCGGCACTCGGGGCGCTCGAAGGCATCCCCTCGATGCAGGCGGATGCCCTCGCCGCCGCGCTCGCACTCCCCGGGGCATCGGGGCCGGCCGACGGGCGCGACCGGTTCACGATCGGCGCGGCGGTGCTGAGCCTGGTCTGCCGGTTCGCCGAGGACGGACCGGTCGCCGTCGTCGTCGATGATCTGCACCTGGCCGACGCGCCGTCGTCGAGCGCCCTCGTCTTCGCCGCGCGACGGCTCGCCGCCGATCCGGTGGTGGCGCTGTTCGGCTCGAGGAGCCCCGAGGGAGACGGGCTCGTCTCGGGCCTTCGGACGCTGACGCTCGGCGGCGTCGATCTCGACTCCGCGCGGATGATCCTTCAGCGCGCGCCCGGCGCCGCCGTCGCCGACGAACGGGTGCGCATGCTGCACCGCGCGACGGAGGGCAACCCGCTCGCCATGCTCGAACTGCGCGCCGCCGACCTCGGCGTGGTCGAGAGCCTCGACACCGGGCTTCCGCTCCGGGTGCCGCGTGCGGTCATAGACGCGTTCGGCAGGCGGCTGGCGACGTTGGATGCCGGCTGCCGTTCGGCCCTCCTCGTCGCCGCCGTGTGCGGCGCCGACCTCCGCTTCGTGACCGACGCGTGCGAAGCATACGGAGTGGACGTGGCGCGACTCGACGCGGCCGAGGACGCCGGGCTGATCGGGGTGCGCGACGGGCACATCGGGTTCCGGCATCCGCTGCTGCGCGCCGCCGTGTACTCCGGGGCGTCCGCACAGGAACGCCGTGCCGCGCACCGCGCCGCCGCCGAGGCCGCGTCACCCGGCGATGTCGACCGGCGAGCATGGCACCTGTCGGAGGCGACCTCGCATCCCGACGCCGCGATCGCCGGACTCCTCGCCGAGGCCGGCGATCACGCCGTCGCACGGGCCGCGTACTCCGTCGCCTCGGGCGCGTTCGAGCGCTCGGCGCGCCTCACTCCTGAAGCCGGCACGCGCGCCGCACGGCTGCTCCGTGCCGCCGACACCGCCTGGGAAGCCGGCGACGGCGAGCGCGCCGTGTCGCTCCTGGACCGGCGTGCGCGGGACGCCGTTCCGGAGGTGGCCGGCAACGCCGAGGGCGGGGGTGGGGCCGGCTCTGCTGCCGACGGCGTCCGGGAGATCGAGCTGCGTGCGTCGGTGGCGGCGCGCACCGGATCGCTGAGGGAGGCGCTCGACATCCTGCTGCGTGCGGCCGATCACGCGGCATCGGCGGATGCCGCGACCGTCGCGCTGGCGGACGCCGTGCACGCCACCTACTACCTCGGGGACGCCCGCACGGCGTCGGTGCTGGCCGACCGGATCGCCGCACTCCGGCCAGAGGTCGAGACGACGAGGGCCCATGCACTCGGGCTGATGGCGTCGGGAATGGCGAAGACGCTCGCGGGCCGCGGCGGTGCCGACGAGATCCGTGCCGCCGTGCCGCTCCTCGAGACCGACCCTGAGCTGGGGCGGGATCCTCGCCGCCTGTCGTGGCTCATGCTGGCGCCCCTGTACCTGCGCGACGCCACCAGCGGGGTGCGGCTTCGCGAGCTCGTCGACGAGGTGCGCGGCGCCGCCGGGATCGGCGCGCTGCCTGCGCTGCTCTTCCATGTCGCGGTCGACCAGGCCACGACGACCGCCTCCTGGGTGCGGGCAGAGGCGAACTTCGCCGAGGCCATCCGACTCGCCACCGACACGGGTCAGACGACAGAGCTCGCGATGTCGCTGGCGGGGCTCGCGCGACTGGACTCCCGTGCCGGCCGAGCGGACGCGTGCCGCGCCCACGGTGAGGCGGCACGGGCGCACTGCGCGGCGCGCGATATCCACGTGGGCGAGGCCTGGGTGGGCCACGCGCTCGGTGACCTCGAGCTCTCGCTGGGGCATCCGGGGGTCGCGGCGGAGCTCTTCGCAGATCTCATCCTGCTGCTGGCACGCCTCGGACTCGACGACGTCGACCTCTGGCCCGGTCCCGAGTACGGCGATGCCCTGGTGCGCGTCGGGCGCCGGGAAGAGGCGCTGACGACGGCCACTTCGTACCGCACGCGCGCCGCGGCGAAGGGGCAGCCGTGGGCTCGCGCCCGAGGCGACCGGGCGATGGGGATCGCCGCGGCCGAAGACGATGCCGACGACTGGTTCGCTTCGGCGCTCGACTGGCATGAGCAGACGCTCGACCGGTTCGAGACGGCGCGCACCCGCCTCGCGTACGGCGAGCGCCTTCGCCGGGCGGGTCGGCGGAAAGACGCGCGCGTTCAGCTGCGGGCGGCATTCGAAGACTTCACCGAGCTGGGTGCGTCGGTGTGGCGCGACCGCGCCGCGACCGAGCTCACCGCGACCGGCGAACACGTCCGCGCCACCATGGGGAACGCGGTCGAGGACCTCACGCCGCAGGAACTCCAGGTCAGCGTGCTGCTCGCAGAGGGCCGCACGACCCGCGAAGCCGCGGCCGCCCTGTTCCTCAGCCCGAAGACCGTCGAATACCACCTGCGCAAGGCCTATACGAAGCTCGGGATCGGCTCACGCGCCGAGCTGACGCAGGCGCTCGCTGAGGTGGTGCATCGGGACTGA
- a CDS encoding cupin domain-containing protein translates to MHSTDLADLIDDLMAKARVASSGRAARTIRGGHENALRETVIALLAGHELSEHDSPHEATLQVLQGRVRLITGDDAWEGASGDHLTVPPQRHSLAALEDSVVLLTVSNRVP, encoded by the coding sequence ATGCACAGCACGGATCTGGCCGACCTGATCGACGACCTCATGGCGAAGGCACGGGTGGCATCCAGCGGCCGCGCGGCGCGGACGATCCGCGGCGGCCACGAGAACGCCCTCCGGGAGACCGTGATCGCGCTGCTCGCCGGGCACGAACTCTCCGAGCACGACAGCCCGCACGAGGCCACGCTGCAGGTGCTGCAGGGCCGAGTGCGACTGATCACGGGCGACGATGCGTGGGAAGGGGCATCCGGCGATCACCTCACCGTGCCGCCGCAGCGTCACAGTCTCGCCGCGCTCGAGGACTCGGTCGTCCTGCTGACCGTGTCGAACCGCGTGCCGTGA
- a CDS encoding SPW repeat protein: MNKWTRWEDWVAVVVGLVAAVAALLMPPMGASMPWMLIVGILLIAAGVMNLAMPGMVAMEYVQLALGAVLFVAPWLGGYAGMDSAAAWICWVGGGVVVIVAALAIRPAMQTHDRSLPH; encoded by the coding sequence ATGAACAAGTGGACTCGTTGGGAGGACTGGGTCGCCGTGGTCGTGGGCCTCGTCGCCGCAGTGGCGGCCCTGCTCATGCCGCCGATGGGCGCCTCCATGCCATGGATGCTGATCGTCGGCATTCTGCTGATCGCCGCCGGCGTCATGAACCTCGCGATGCCGGGAATGGTCGCGATGGAGTACGTGCAGCTCGCGCTCGGTGCGGTGCTGTTCGTCGCTCCGTGGCTGGGTGGTTACGCCGGCATGGATTCCGCAGCCGCCTGGATCTGCTGGGTCGGCGGGGGGGTCGTGGTGATCGTCGCGGCCCTCGCCATCCGACCGGCCATGCAGACGCACGACCGTTCCCTCCCGCACTGA